The Mesorhizobium sp. M1D.F.Ca.ET.043.01.1.1 genome contains a region encoding:
- a CDS encoding transcription termination/antitermination NusG family protein: MLRPDLYDNRFPETVGKSHDGEAARWCVVQTHQHSESLAERHLLSQNFRTYLPKRRRTVRHARSVRTVSSAYFDCYLFVSLAVHQQSWYPINSTVGVRRLVMSKGMPIAAPYGVVESLISVTDDDGILHPDILLRPGQKIRIIDGPFSDQLGILDHVGSAGAVRILLDIMNRSIPITIDRDKLSIVS; encoded by the coding sequence ATGCTGCGCCCTGACCTATACGACAATCGCTTTCCGGAGACGGTGGGAAAAAGTCACGACGGCGAAGCTGCGCGCTGGTGCGTGGTCCAGACGCACCAGCATTCCGAGAGCCTGGCCGAGCGGCACCTGCTGTCACAGAACTTCCGCACCTATCTGCCCAAACGCAGGCGAACCGTCCGCCACGCCCGCAGCGTCAGGACCGTCTCAAGCGCGTATTTCGACTGCTATCTGTTCGTCTCACTGGCTGTGCATCAGCAGAGCTGGTACCCGATCAACTCGACGGTCGGCGTCCGAAGGCTGGTCATGAGCAAGGGAATGCCGATAGCGGCGCCTTACGGCGTGGTTGAGTCATTGATATCGGTAACCGACGACGACGGGATTTTGCACCCGGACATCCTATTGAGGCCGGGCCAGAAGATCAGAATCATAGATGGCCCGTTTTCGGACCAGCTTGGAATTCTTGATCATGTCGGAAGCGCTGGCGCGGTCAGAATTCTCCTCGACATTATGAACCGATCGATTCCTATCACTATTGATAGGGACAAATTGTCCATAGTTTCTTGA
- a CDS encoding polysaccharide biosynthesis tyrosine autokinase, which translates to MASPTDNPMMIREFLPLDVREVFDFFLRRWKLVCGIAAITFGLFVVAAYVIPPSYTGVSQILLDAPIDYMTPQDYSNSDFADNPTFIESQMAVLRSASLLLQVVDSERLTQDPKIGPAALIWLQSALGVSRVGLGNVIEIDVSVYDPQKAASLANAIAQAYVADRLKSRYEGVQKASTWLSDRAAYLRAELSRSEQAVQKFRVDHNLLGTPAGSLTDQQLSELNVALINARAEISAKRAQYQQVEKLQAAGGDIQSIPDVLQSVVINALRAQLSGVTRREADLQLKYGERHPDVLSAQAERRDIEGQIAAEVQRLIGNLKNEVEAAEAREASLTRALDSVSNRSEVEGQVGVQLRDLERIAAANKELFETFLSRAKLTEEKSTLLNSGVRVITDAGVPGSPSFPNRPLFAALGVVFGIFFGGAGAVLRELFASGFMAKKQIEDELAVPVLASMPRMSGWSKDVRAQPVAYLERKPLSRYSEAVRRLRLGIQATPELDGPPRLMLVTSAMPGEGKTTLVLSLACSAAADGERVLVIDADLRLSATTAFFGMADKVGLVDLLTLPVKAANAIHLDERSGISLLPAGARTRNPPALLASARMRSLLDEVRGKFDTVIIDAPPVGPAADASILARHVDKVVFVVRWRETSREAVAEGIRHLGDRSKLAGIALTMVDEPKLPRYGRYTSLESSVSDSYYLN; encoded by the coding sequence ATGGCAAGTCCAACCGACAATCCGATGATGATTCGGGAATTCCTGCCGCTCGATGTCAGGGAGGTCTTCGATTTCTTTCTCCGCCGATGGAAGCTGGTGTGTGGAATTGCCGCAATCACCTTCGGCCTATTTGTCGTCGCTGCCTATGTTATCCCGCCGTCTTACACAGGCGTCTCACAAATATTGCTCGATGCCCCGATCGACTATATGACTCCGCAAGATTATTCCAATTCCGACTTTGCCGACAATCCAACATTTATTGAAAGTCAGATGGCAGTCTTGAGGTCTGCCTCGCTTCTTCTGCAGGTCGTCGACAGCGAGAGGCTGACGCAGGATCCCAAGATCGGGCCGGCGGCACTGATATGGCTCCAGAGCGCTTTGGGGGTCTCGCGCGTCGGGCTTGGAAATGTCATCGAGATCGATGTCAGCGTATACGATCCCCAAAAGGCAGCATCGCTCGCGAATGCGATTGCCCAGGCCTACGTCGCCGATCGACTAAAGTCTCGTTACGAAGGGGTCCAAAAGGCCTCTACATGGCTTAGCGACAGAGCCGCGTATCTGCGAGCGGAGCTCAGCCGTTCGGAACAAGCTGTCCAGAAGTTTCGGGTCGATCACAATCTGCTGGGGACGCCAGCGGGCAGCTTGACTGACCAGCAACTGTCCGAGTTGAACGTCGCCTTGATCAACGCGCGCGCCGAGATATCGGCGAAACGGGCGCAGTATCAACAGGTTGAAAAGTTGCAGGCTGCTGGAGGCGACATCCAGTCGATACCGGACGTGTTGCAGTCCGTGGTGATCAATGCACTTCGCGCTCAGCTCTCTGGAGTGACCCGGCGGGAAGCCGACCTTCAATTGAAATATGGCGAACGTCACCCCGACGTTCTGTCGGCTCAGGCCGAACGCCGCGACATCGAGGGACAGATCGCCGCCGAAGTCCAGCGCCTCATCGGCAATCTGAAGAATGAAGTCGAGGCGGCCGAAGCGCGCGAGGCTTCACTGACCCGCGCCCTGGACTCGGTGTCCAACCGATCGGAAGTCGAAGGTCAGGTTGGCGTCCAGCTGCGCGATCTGGAGAGGATCGCCGCGGCAAACAAGGAACTTTTTGAGACGTTCCTCTCACGCGCCAAGCTTACCGAGGAGAAATCCACGCTCCTCAACAGCGGCGTCCGCGTGATCACCGACGCCGGTGTTCCAGGTTCGCCAAGCTTCCCGAACAGGCCTCTTTTTGCGGCATTGGGCGTGGTCTTCGGCATCTTCTTCGGGGGGGCCGGAGCCGTCCTGCGTGAACTTTTCGCCTCCGGCTTCATGGCCAAAAAGCAGATCGAGGACGAATTGGCCGTTCCGGTTCTGGCATCGATGCCAAGGATGTCGGGTTGGTCGAAGGACGTTCGGGCGCAGCCTGTGGCCTATCTCGAGCGCAAACCGCTGTCCAGGTACAGCGAAGCGGTGCGGCGGCTTCGCCTCGGCATCCAGGCAACGCCGGAATTGGACGGTCCGCCGCGCCTGATGCTCGTGACATCGGCGATGCCCGGCGAAGGCAAGACAACTCTGGTATTGAGCCTGGCCTGCTCGGCCGCTGCCGACGGCGAACGCGTCCTGGTCATCGATGCGGACCTGCGCCTTTCGGCCACCACGGCCTTCTTCGGCATGGCCGACAAGGTCGGCTTGGTCGATCTTCTGACGTTGCCGGTGAAGGCCGCAAACGCAATCCACCTGGACGAACGCTCGGGGATCTCGCTGTTGCCGGCGGGAGCAAGGACCCGCAACCCGCCTGCCCTTCTTGCTTCGGCCAGAATGCGCTCGCTGCTTGATGAGGTTCGGGGAAAATTCGACACCGTGATCATTGACGCGCCGCCTGTGGGGCCCGCGGCCGATGCCTCGATCCTGGCGAGGCATGTCGACAAGGTCGTCTTCGTGGTGAGGTGGCGGGAAACCTCGCGCGAGGCCGTTGCCGAAGGAATTCGACACCTTGGCGATCGGTCCAAGCTTGCCGGCATTGCCCTGACGATGGTGGACGAACCAAAACTGCCGAGATACGGCCGTTACACGTCGCTGGAAAGCAGCGTCTCGGACAGTTACTACCTCAACTAG
- a CDS encoding Crp/Fnr family transcriptional regulator — MRRTYPANTTIAGEYQAKPFILIVIAGWAAFAKTLPNGSRLIVDFALPHEIALIEFAGEAGETVTALSDVTAIELAGPVHTCFLRYPQSICEAILRAQTLRYSRVAEHLASVSRRGAVERTAHLLLELACRAQRSATSFPDRFECPLTQAELGDALGLSAVHVSRVLKTLRETSLASFRNGVVELHDHAGLIKTAGFDRSYISS; from the coding sequence GTGCGCCGCACCTATCCGGCCAACACGACCATCGCAGGCGAATATCAGGCCAAACCCTTCATCCTGATTGTGATCGCCGGCTGGGCTGCATTCGCCAAGACATTGCCGAATGGCTCGCGTCTCATCGTCGATTTTGCGCTTCCTCACGAAATTGCCTTGATCGAGTTCGCCGGAGAAGCAGGCGAGACGGTAACGGCCCTGTCAGACGTTACCGCGATTGAGTTGGCTGGTCCCGTCCATACATGTTTTTTGCGCTATCCGCAGTCCATCTGCGAAGCCATCCTGCGGGCTCAGACGCTTCGATATTCAAGGGTTGCGGAACATCTCGCTAGCGTCAGCAGAAGGGGCGCCGTTGAGCGCACGGCGCATTTGCTTCTCGAACTGGCCTGCCGCGCGCAGCGATCGGCAACGAGTTTTCCGGATCGCTTTGAATGCCCCCTGACCCAGGCTGAACTGGGGGACGCATTGGGGCTCTCGGCTGTGCATGTGAGTCGCGTGCTGAAAACGTTGCGAGAGACCTCCCTGGCCTCTTTCCGCAATGGCGTCGTCGAGCTGCACGACCATGCTGGGCTTATCAAAACAGCCGGATTTGATCGGTCCTACATTTCGAGCTGA
- a CDS encoding NAD(P)/FAD-dependent oxidoreductase gives MEQVDCIVAGAGVIGLAVARSLAARGLDTLILEAADAIGTETSSRNSEVIHAGIYYLEGSLKARLCVAGRDMLYRYATERSIPHRRSGKLIVATDEAQEPVLATIHANAIACSVGDLRFLSAFEAQALEPALHCTRALLSPSTGIIDSHALMLALLGDAEDSGAMLSLNTRIVSGRIEAHRIVLQTVNTASGENFEIATSRLVNAAGLGAVALAGSLEGIDRQLLPTLRYAKGNYFSVAGRAPFSRLVYPVPEPGGLGVHLTLDLGGAARFGPDVEWTDVLDYRVDPARGERFHAAIRKYWPELADGSLQPAYSGIRPKLSGPGEASSDFVIQDAAAHGIQGLVNLFGIESPGLTSSLAVAEHVARILAPEAHRDLSDSLLAL, from the coding sequence ATGGAACAGGTCGACTGCATAGTCGCCGGGGCCGGCGTCATAGGCCTTGCGGTCGCGCGGAGCCTGGCGGCGCGAGGCCTCGATACGCTGATCCTCGAAGCGGCGGACGCCATCGGCACCGAGACGAGCTCGCGCAATTCGGAAGTCATCCACGCCGGCATCTACTACCTTGAAGGCTCGCTGAAGGCACGGCTCTGCGTGGCCGGACGCGATATGCTCTATCGCTATGCGACGGAGCGCTCGATCCCGCACCGGCGCTCGGGCAAGCTGATCGTTGCGACCGACGAGGCGCAAGAGCCGGTGCTGGCCACGATCCACGCCAATGCGATCGCCTGCAGCGTCGGCGACCTGCGTTTCCTTTCCGCCTTCGAAGCGCAGGCACTGGAGCCGGCCCTTCATTGCACGAGGGCGCTGCTCTCGCCGTCAACCGGCATCATCGACAGCCACGCGCTGATGCTCGCCTTGCTCGGCGACGCCGAGGACAGCGGCGCAATGCTGTCGCTCAACACGCGCATCGTTTCGGGCCGCATCGAAGCCCACCGCATCGTGCTCCAGACGGTGAACACGGCGAGCGGCGAAAATTTCGAGATCGCCACGTCGCGTCTGGTCAACGCGGCCGGCCTCGGCGCCGTTGCGCTGGCCGGCTCGCTCGAAGGCATCGACCGGCAACTGTTGCCCACGCTTCGCTACGCCAAAGGCAATTACTTCTCGGTGGCTGGCCGCGCCCCGTTCTCGCGGCTTGTCTATCCGGTGCCCGAACCTGGCGGGCTTGGTGTCCATCTGACCCTCGATCTCGGCGGTGCCGCTCGCTTCGGCCCTGACGTCGAATGGACCGATGTTCTCGACTACCGCGTCGATCCGGCGCGCGGCGAGCGCTTCCACGCTGCCATCCGCAAATACTGGCCGGAGCTGGCCGATGGCAGCCTGCAGCCGGCCTACAGCGGCATCCGGCCGAAACTTTCCGGTCCGGGCGAAGCCAGCAGCGATTTCGTCATTCAGGATGCCGCGGCCCACGGTATCCAGGGCCTGGTCAATCTGTTCGGCATCGAGAGCCCCGGCCTGACGTCCAGCCTGGCTGTCGCCGAACACGTGGCGCGCATCCTTGCGCCTGAAGCGCATCGCGATCTTTCGGATTCACTCCTTGCGCTCTAA
- a CDS encoding aspartate aminotransferase family protein yields the protein MDARPNSPEARDIRYHLHAYTNARKHQETGPLVIERGDGVYVEDIAGNRYIEAMAGLWSVAVGFSEKRLVEAATRQMSKLPFYHDFGSKAHSPLIDLAEKLVQMAPVPMSKAYFTNSGSEANDTAIKMIWYRSNALGQPGRKKIISRKRGYHGVTIAAASLTGLPNNHLSFDLPIANILHTSTPHYWRDAEPGESEEQFSSRLADDLEKLILAEGPETIAAFIGEPIMGAGGVVVPPAGYWQKIQAVLSKYDILLVADEVICGFGRTGEMFGSQTFAIKPDIMVLSKQISSSYLPISALIINDKVFEPIADESDRIGTFGHGFTGGGHPVAAAVALENIKLIEERDLVGNARKVGAHLQARLRKLDSHPLVGEVRGVGLIAAVELVADKASKAPWGKPAAVGALVNGLLQQNGVISRNMGDAIAFCPPLIITEAQVDAVVDAFERSLDAALPQVRPQG from the coding sequence ATGGACGCCAGACCGAATTCCCCTGAAGCCCGCGATATCCGCTACCATCTGCATGCCTATACCAATGCCCGCAAGCATCAGGAGACGGGCCCTCTGGTCATCGAGAGGGGCGACGGCGTCTATGTCGAGGACATTGCCGGCAACCGCTACATCGAGGCAATGGCTGGCCTGTGGAGCGTCGCCGTCGGCTTCTCGGAAAAGCGGTTGGTCGAGGCGGCCACAAGACAGATGTCGAAGCTGCCCTTCTATCACGATTTCGGCTCGAAGGCGCATTCGCCGCTGATCGACCTCGCCGAAAAGCTGGTGCAGATGGCGCCGGTGCCAATGAGCAAGGCCTATTTCACCAATTCCGGTTCCGAAGCCAACGACACGGCGATCAAGATGATCTGGTACCGGTCGAATGCGCTCGGCCAGCCGGGCCGCAAGAAGATCATCAGCCGCAAGCGCGGCTACCATGGCGTCACCATTGCCGCGGCGAGCCTGACCGGCCTGCCGAACAATCATCTCTCCTTCGACCTGCCGATCGCCAATATCCTGCACACCTCGACGCCGCACTATTGGCGCGACGCCGAGCCCGGCGAAAGCGAGGAGCAGTTCTCTAGCCGGCTCGCCGACGACCTGGAAAAACTGATCCTCGCCGAGGGGCCGGAAACCATTGCCGCCTTTATCGGCGAGCCGATCATGGGCGCCGGCGGCGTCGTCGTTCCGCCGGCCGGCTATTGGCAAAAAATCCAGGCGGTGCTGTCGAAATACGACATACTTTTGGTGGCCGACGAGGTGATCTGCGGCTTCGGCCGGACCGGCGAGATGTTCGGCTCGCAGACCTTCGCCATCAAGCCCGACATCATGGTGCTGTCCAAGCAGATCTCGTCGTCCTACCTGCCGATCTCGGCGCTCATCATCAACGACAAGGTGTTCGAGCCGATCGCCGACGAGAGCGACCGCATCGGCACCTTCGGCCACGGCTTCACCGGCGGCGGCCATCCGGTCGCCGCGGCTGTCGCGCTGGAGAACATCAAGCTGATCGAGGAGCGCGACCTCGTCGGCAATGCGCGCAAGGTCGGCGCGCATCTGCAGGCGCGGCTGCGCAAGCTGGATTCCCATCCGCTGGTGGGCGAGGTGCGCGGCGTCGGCCTGATCGCCGCCGTCGAGCTGGTCGCCGACAAGGCTTCCAAGGCACCATGGGGCAAGCCCGCCGCTGTCGGTGCGCTGGTCAACGGCTTGTTGCAGCAAAACGGCGTCATCTCGCGCAACATGGGCGACGCCATCGCCTTCTGTCCGCCGCTGATCATCACCGAGGCCCAGGTCGACGCTGTGGTCGACGCGTTCGAGCGGTCGCTCGACGCCGCGCTGCCGCAGGTCCGGCCACAGGGCTGA
- a CDS encoding nitrate reductase → MEEAREVRTTCPYCGVGCGVLAEVAADGKTTVRGDPEHPANLGRLCSKGSALAETLGLEGRLLQPEIQGRQTSWDEALDLVASKFSQTIAEHGPDSVAFYVSGQLLTEDYYVANKLMKGFIGSANIDTNSRLCMASSVAGHRRAFGEDIVPGVYEDFERADLVVLTGSNTAWCHPVLYQRMLAARSERGTRIVVIDPRRTATADECDLHLALDPGTDVLLFNGLLAHLVQAGKIDADFIRDSTSGFDAAAALAGADASSIARVAKGCGLAAADVQAFYDLFAETERAVTVYSQGVNQSAHGTDKVNAIINCHLATGRIGKPGMGPFSVTGQPNAMGGREVGGLANQLAAHMDFADPSAIDRVSRFWNAPDIARRGGLKAVDMFQAVADGRIKALWVMGTNPAVSMPDASRVRAALSKCDFVAVSDVTRTDTTRYADVLLPAAGWGEKDGTVTNSERRVSRQRPFVPPPGEAMADWRIICEVAAHMGFGDAFAYQTPAEIFREHAALSTFENDGQRLFDLGGLADLSDTAYVAFAPRHWPAPDRDERQTRLFADGRFPTPDGRARFVPVRQEATAFTVDADYPLALNTGRLRDQWHTMTRTGNVPRLMANAPEPAVDLNPADAAAHQLKDGDLAHLSTRFGFVRARVRVSEAQRRGQAFMPMHWSGQFAARAAAGLLSSPVTDPHSGQPELKHVPARIVRENTGWAGVLITQRDLRPTGFVHWSRYAVEGGWVYELTGTEPPDQGILLARKLLGVRQQDQLLEYTDRHGLAYRAAAVEEGGAMAEALLVAAPDQLPARDWLVSLLATRQPLSTADRHALLSGRSPVPMPAIGRIVCSCFHVGVNQLASAVAAGCDSLEAIGSTLRAGTNCGSCRSEIRAIIEARQVQAAE, encoded by the coding sequence ATGGAAGAAGCACGCGAGGTGAGGACCACCTGCCCCTATTGCGGGGTGGGCTGCGGCGTGCTGGCCGAGGTCGCCGCGGACGGCAAGACGACCGTCCGCGGCGATCCCGAGCACCCGGCCAATTTGGGCCGGCTCTGCTCGAAGGGTTCAGCCCTTGCCGAGACGCTCGGCCTCGAAGGCCGTCTGCTCCAGCCGGAAATCCAAGGCAGGCAGACGAGTTGGGACGAAGCGCTCGACCTGGTGGCCTCGAAATTCTCGCAGACGATTGCCGAGCATGGGCCCGACTCGGTCGCCTTCTATGTCTCCGGCCAGTTGCTCACCGAGGATTATTACGTCGCCAACAAGCTGATGAAGGGCTTCATCGGCTCGGCCAACATCGATACCAATTCGCGGCTCTGCATGGCCTCGTCCGTCGCTGGCCACCGCCGCGCCTTCGGCGAGGACATCGTTCCCGGCGTCTACGAGGATTTCGAACGCGCCGACCTTGTCGTGCTCACCGGCTCCAACACCGCATGGTGCCATCCGGTGCTCTACCAGCGCATGCTTGCGGCGCGCAGCGAGCGCGGCACCAGGATCGTCGTCATCGATCCGCGCCGCACCGCCACCGCCGACGAATGCGACCTGCATCTGGCGCTCGATCCCGGCACGGACGTGCTTTTGTTCAACGGCCTGCTCGCGCATCTCGTCCAGGCTGGAAAGATCGATGCCGATTTCATCCGCGATTCTACCTCCGGCTTCGACGCCGCGGCCGCGCTGGCCGGCGCCGATGCGTCGTCGATCGCGCGTGTCGCGAAGGGCTGCGGCCTGGCCGCAGCGGATGTCCAGGCCTTCTACGATCTCTTCGCCGAGACCGAGCGTGCCGTCACCGTCTACAGCCAGGGCGTCAACCAGTCGGCGCATGGAACCGATAAGGTCAACGCCATCATCAACTGCCATCTCGCCACCGGCCGCATCGGCAAACCCGGCATGGGGCCGTTCTCGGTCACCGGGCAGCCGAACGCGATGGGCGGCCGCGAGGTGGGCGGCCTGGCCAACCAGCTTGCGGCGCATATGGACTTCGCCGATCCGTCCGCTATCGACCGCGTCTCCCGCTTCTGGAACGCGCCCGACATCGCGCGGCGCGGCGGCCTGAAGGCCGTTGACATGTTCCAGGCGGTCGCCGACGGCCGCATCAAGGCGCTGTGGGTCATGGGCACAAACCCGGCCGTCAGCATGCCGGACGCGTCGCGCGTGCGCGCCGCCTTGTCCAAATGCGATTTCGTCGCCGTCTCGGACGTGACCCGCACCGACACTACGCGCTATGCCGACGTGCTGCTGCCGGCGGCCGGCTGGGGCGAGAAGGACGGCACGGTCACCAATTCGGAACGGCGCGTCTCGCGCCAGCGGCCGTTCGTGCCGCCGCCGGGCGAAGCGATGGCCGACTGGCGCATCATCTGCGAGGTCGCAGCACACATGGGCTTTGGCGATGCGTTCGCCTACCAGACGCCTGCCGAGATCTTCCGCGAGCATGCCGCGCTCTCCACTTTCGAGAACGATGGCCAGCGCCTGTTCGACCTGGGCGGCCTCGCCGATCTCAGCGACACGGCCTACGTCGCCTTCGCGCCGCGTCACTGGCCTGCGCCGGATCGCGACGAGCGCCAGACAAGGCTGTTTGCCGACGGCCGTTTCCCGACACCCGACGGCCGCGCGCGTTTCGTGCCGGTGCGGCAGGAGGCAACGGCCTTCACGGTAGATGCGGACTATCCGCTTGCTCTCAACACCGGCCGGCTGCGCGACCAGTGGCACACCATGACGCGCACCGGTAACGTGCCGCGCCTGATGGCGAACGCGCCGGAGCCCGCGGTCGACCTCAATCCGGCGGACGCGGCTGCACACCAGCTGAAGGATGGCGACCTCGCCCATCTGTCGACACGTTTCGGTTTCGTCCGCGCCAGAGTGCGCGTGTCGGAAGCGCAGCGGCGCGGCCAGGCCTTCATGCCGATGCATTGGAGCGGCCAGTTCGCGGCCAGGGCCGCGGCCGGCCTTCTGTCCTCGCCGGTCACCGATCCGCATTCCGGCCAGCCGGAGCTCAAGCATGTTCCGGCGAGGATCGTGCGCGAGAACACCGGATGGGCGGGCGTGCTCATCACGCAGCGCGATCTGAGGCCGACGGGTTTCGTCCACTGGAGCCGCTACGCGGTCGAGGGCGGCTGGGTCTATGAGCTCACCGGAACCGAGCCGCCGGACCAGGGCATTCTTCTGGCGCGCAAGCTGCTCGGCGTGCGTCAGCAGGATCAGCTTCTGGAGTACACGGATCGCCACGGCCTCGCCTATCGCGCCGCCGCCGTCGAGGAGGGTGGCGCCATGGCCGAGGCCCTGCTGGTTGCAGCTCCAGACCAGTTGCCGGCGCGGGATTGGCTGGTGTCGTTGCTGGCTACGCGCCAGCCGCTATCGACCGCCGATCGTCACGCGCTCCTGTCGGGCCGCTCGCCTGTGCCCATGCCCGCCATCGGCCGGATCGTGTGCTCGTGCTTTCATGTCGGTGTCAACCAGCTCGCATCGGCAGTTGCCGCCGGATGCGACAGTCTGGAGGCGATCGGCTCGACGCTGCGCGCCGGCACCAACTGCGGCTCGTGCCGTTCCGAGATCAGGGCAATCATCGAAGCCCGGCAGGTTCAGGCGGCCGAGTGA
- the nirD gene encoding nitrite reductase small subunit NirD, which produces MNWIAIGSITDIPLRGARCVATPQGKIAVFRTADDRVFAIDDHCPHKGGPLSQGIVHGAAVTCPLHNWVISLETGKALGADEGSVRTIPVRVEGERLFIALEALASKAA; this is translated from the coding sequence ATGAACTGGATCGCCATCGGCTCCATCACCGACATTCCTCTGCGCGGCGCGCGTTGTGTTGCGACACCGCAGGGCAAGATCGCCGTCTTCCGCACCGCCGACGACCGGGTCTTCGCCATTGACGACCACTGCCCGCACAAGGGCGGCCCGCTGAGCCAGGGCATCGTTCATGGCGCGGCGGTGACCTGCCCGCTGCACAATTGGGTGATCTCGCTTGAGACCGGCAAGGCGCTCGGCGCCGACGAAGGCTCGGTGCGGACGATCCCGGTCAGGGTCGAGGGCGAACGGCTCTTCATTGCGCTCGAAGCGCTGGCCTCGAAAGCGGCCTGA